GGAACCAAACTCAGTGTTTTGGAGACCGCGACTAAGATGATTACTATTAGTGACAATACTGCCACCAACATGATCATTGACCGTTTAGGTGGTAAGGCTAAATTAAATCAGCGGTTTCGTAGTTGGGGACTGCAAAATACTGTTATTCGCAATTTATTAGGTGACTTTAAGGGAACGAATACAACAAGCCCTAAAGATTTAGTCAGACTGTCGGTCATGATTGACAACGATAAATTGCTCAGTCCCACAAGCCGTTCCAAAGCTTTAAGCATCATGCGTCGGGTGCAAAACAGAAGGTTATTGCCATCCGGACTTGGTAAAGGTGCAACGATCGCTCATAAAACAGGAACCCTTGGAATTATCCTTGGGGATGCGGGTATTGTTGAGTTGCCCACAGGCAAACGTTATTTAGCAGGAATTTTTGTTAAGAGACCCTTTGGTGATACAAGAGCAAGGGAATTTATCAGTCAAGTTTCCAAGCTTGTTTACGGCTACCTCAATCAACCAAAGTTGACTCGTCAACCTTAGAGTCTCATGATACAAGCTTTCCTCTCCCATTTAGAACGAGTATTGGAGAGGAAATTTGTTGACTTCTCCCTCGGTTTAAAATTAAGTCTTATCGATTTATAGATAACAACAACTAGGGCAAACGCATTAAAATTTAAAAACATAAAAAAAATCAGTAGAAATATTGTTGGCAAACATACACGTATGAACTAATTTAGTATTTTTTGATGAATTTGCAGTTTATGACCGTCCAAGTATGTTTTACGGATGGGCAGAAAAAAATACACGTCCCCAAGTGCCGAGCAATGAAAAAGGACGTAGAAATAAATTAAATGGCATGATTGCAGTAGATGCTGTAACAGGTGAAGAATACTTAAAATTAACAGAAAAATCAAAAACTGAAGATGTATCTAATAAATGTGCATAAAAACTTAAAATATCTATTCCTGCTAAAACTTTTTCTAAATATGCGTTATCCCAGCCAGCAATGTTTCGTTTGTATTTAACCTCAGCCTTGACGGTTTTTTCTTGATTTAAAAGATTCAAGGTAATATGTATAACCATAGCTAAATTTTGTGGAGCATTGTCTTTTCTGATTCTTGAATCAAAAATCTCGAACAAAAATAGGAAGCTTTCTTCCATCGGGCAAAATAGTATTAATATATAAATGCACGCAAATGGCTCCTTTCCAAATTAGCACTCCTAAAACTGGTATTAACCAAGTAGATGCCGTTGAAAACAGACCCTTCCAGATTGACACCGCTGAAATTAACATCCATGAAACAGGGATAATTAATACGGATATTTCTCAAATCAGTACCAGTAAAGTTTCGTTCGAGAGCCTCGTAACGCTTTATAATCTCTTCCCGCAAAGCGTTCAGTCTCAAAATTTCTTCAAATTCATCCATAACGCCAAACCTACATCTGTTAATACCTTTAACTTTTCTAAACTAATTTGCCTATATTGTTGAATGATTTTTCTAGAAGCACTAAAAACTTTTGCCGCTGTTGGCAATACCCTAATATTTTCTTCCTTAATACTTAAGCTAGCAACCATTTCCCAAAATAGCTGGTAGGCTGCTAGCTTTAAAATCACATCATTGTCTGTAAAGTACAGTAGCAAGGACTTGCTCCTTCTAGAGATCAATATTTAGAAAAAATTATACTCCTGTTACGAGTCTTAAATATTCTTCGCTGTCTGAATCCAATCGCTCCCAGTCTAACTCTTTTTCAAGATACTTATTAACCTTAACAGATGTATTGGCTACTGGCTCCAGTATCTTTAATGCCCCTACTCCTATATCCCATTCACCCGTTTGCCAAGCATAATTCAATGCTAAGACACCTGGATCTAACCTATCTTTGGTAGCAAGTTGACGCACAGTACGTACCAAGTGAATTGAATCAGATTGTTTACCCCAAATATATTTGTCTTTTTCTCCTAAAAGAAGATCTATCGCAAAGGCATTAGCTTCATTCTCTTCCTTGTCTTGAAACTCCTTAGTTATTTGTTCATCAATCAGAACACCGTCTTTAACATGACCGCAGGCAATATGCCCATCACTCAGGTAAAGCTTTTTCTTGGATAAACTTCTGTGGTAATCCAATTTTTGACAAACGTTTGTACAGCGTTGGCATTGTTGTCGCATCTGACTCATATTTCCTTCCTCCGCTGATTCTCAATTTTTACTCCTTGCTTTTAACTTAGGATGACAACACTATCACTATAATAGTGACAACACTATTATGGTAATCTTAAAATTACTTTGGTTTTTGACAAGCTTATATCTAGCAAAAGTTATGGGACTGGTATAGCACTATTGATTTCTTTACAGTACTATTGTACCATAAAAGTGTGAGCGGTATATATTATAGCGTTTCCCGGTCTGATGAAGTACAAATTTATCCGCGTCCATCTGCGTTCATCTGCGGTTAATTACTTTTTTCTGTACCTCACGGAAGTGGGAATTGCTATATTAACGATCTGCTTCCCGTGTTATTCAGGTGTATCTACCTCCGTAAAGACGTTTCAAACAGCGCGTCTCTACGGAGAGTAAAAATTTTGCTAACTAAGCAAAACCTAAGCCGTATCGTGTTCTGAGCAACATTAAATTATCAAAAGCGGCTAACGTTCGGTTTCAAAACTTGCTCGTTTGGTGCTAGTTGTCGCAAAATTGCCAGCCTAGGCTGGTAGGGGTATTGACAATATTACGCTTTTAATTCTACCTACTAGTCCGTTCGCAGTTGGACCCACGACTGGTAGTCCGCCTACTATTCCGCTTACCAGACCGACTGGCGGGGCTGGTGGGGCTGGTAAGGCTGCTGGATCTGCTGGATCTGCTGGAGCAACTCCACCTACTACAAACACCAAATCTTCATTGCTAAGCTCTTCAACTTGGTTGACGGATTGCAATTCAGAGATATCAATTTTAGCCATGATTTTTTCTGAAGAGATATAAATATTACCAGTCTCTACTCAGAGTAGCCGTTAAATGCAGTCTTTACAAGCATCTCGTTGTATTTAAAAAGACATAAATGTAATCATTCTAGCTCTTATTTCTATTGTGTAATATATTACTTCCAAATTTCAGTATAAATATGACTTTAGTTATACTCTACGAACTTGGCAAGCACGGATATTACTTCCATTAACAGCGCCTTTCATCCCCAGGATAACAGCCCTCACACGTTGTTCTGGAGTTCCATGATGGTGTCTTTGACCCCATTGATAATCTCCGATTCGATGAGCTAGAGTTGCGATTTCCAAAATATCTCGTTTGTCAAAAACAATATTGGGAATTAATCCCAAGTAAACACCTGCTAAACAATCTGCTTGTAGTTCTGAGATGGGTGTCACTCTGGGTTGAAAGCCATAAGCTGTTTGCATAGCATGAGCATACTCGTGACCAATAATGTAAGCCAGAGCAGCATCTCCATGCTGATACGCCATCCTAACATCTTGAGCAGTAATGTAAACGGTGTGATTGCGTTTGCAATACTGGCTACCCAAAATAAGTCCGCAACCACCACGCTTTCCTCGTGCAACGCCCCAGACTAATTTTGGTGTCGCTTTATAACCATGAATATGTTGAATTCCGGCATAGACTCCATCTATTACAGTTTGGGGTGGCCATTCTGCTTTAGCAGGTAAACTCACTAGCACAGATCCAAGACTGATTAAGGTCGCAGTCAGTACCCTGAGTGCCTTCATTTTTACTGTCTTCCACAAAAACTACAATTCGAGCAATGCAGCAAAA
This genomic interval from Scytonema hofmannii PCC 7110 contains the following:
- a CDS encoding pentapeptide repeat-containing protein — protein: MDEFEEILRLNALREEIIKRYEALERNFTGTDLRNIRINYPCFMDVNFSGVNLEGSVFNGIYLVNTSFRSANLERSHLRAFIY
- a CDS encoding neutral zinc metallopeptidase: MKALRVLTATLISLGSVLVSLPAKAEWPPQTVIDGVYAGIQHIHGYKATPKLVWGVARGKRGGCGLILGSQYCKRNHTVYITAQDVRMAYQHGDAALAYIIGHEYAHAMQTAYGFQPRVTPISELQADCLAGVYLGLIPNIVFDKRDILEIATLAHRIGDYQWGQRHHHGTPEQRVRAVILGMKGAVNGSNIRACQVRRV